In Triticum aestivum cultivar Chinese Spring chromosome 5B, IWGSC CS RefSeq v2.1, whole genome shotgun sequence, the following proteins share a genomic window:
- the LOC123114598 gene encoding ureide permease 1-like, translated as MFVVEDKGSAIALMCAALLFLGTWPALLTLLERRGRLPQHTYLDYSITNLLAAVLIALTLGQLGDSKQNMPNFFTQLNQDNWPSVLFAMAGGLVLSIGNLSTQYAWAYVGLSVTEVICASMVVVIGTTLNYFLDNRINRADILFTGVACFLVAVILGTAVHSSNAADNEEKLSESTNGYNLGXXXXXXXXHDALEVDIENGACAEEATRAEAGTAEYLIELEGRRSVKVFGSSTLKGLGLVFFAGVCLSLFSPALNLATNDQWHTLKGGVPHLVVYTAFFYFSMSCFVIGVGLNILFLYRPMAGVPKSSFRAYLGDWEGRQWALLAGLLCGLGNGFQFMGGQAAGYAAADAVEVCFAESMSSPYSLYACSHPAQ; from the exons ATGTTCGTCGTAGAAGACAAGGGTAGCGCCATTGCTCTCATGTGCGCCGCCCTCCTCTTCTTGGGCACATGGCCAGCATTGCTCACCCTCTTGGAGCGCAGGGGCCGGCTACCGCAGCACACGTACCTCGATTACTCGATCACCAACCTCCTCGCCGCGGTCCTCATTGCACTCACCTTGGGCCAGCTTGGGGACAGCAAGCAAAACATGCCCAATTTCTTCACCCAGCTCAATCAG GATAACTGGCCTTCGGTGCTGTTTGCAATGGCAGGGGGCCTTGTGCTCAGTATTGGGAACCTTTCTACACAATATGCTTGGGCATATGTGGGTCTCTCAGTTACCGAGGTTATCTGCGCAAGCATGGTTGTTGTTATAG GCACAACACTGAATTATTTCCTGGACAACCGCATCAACAGGGCAGATATTCTTTTCACTGGAGTGGCTTGCTTCCTTGTTGCAGTCATCCTTGGGACTGCTGTACACTCTTCCAATGCAGCTGATAATGAAGAGAAACTAAGTGAATCCACAAATGGCTACAACCTTGG NNNNNNNNNNNNNNNNNNNNNNNNNCATGATGCACTAGAGGTGGACATAGAGAATGGAGCTTGTGCAGAAGAGGCCACCAGAGCTGAAGCAGGAACTGCAGAATACCTAATTGAGCTCGAAGGCCGGCGTTCGGTTAAG GTGTTTGGATCGAGCACCCTCAAGGGGCTTGGGCTGGTTTTCTTTGCCGGGGTCTGCCTCTCGCTCTTCTCCCCGGCACTCAACCTCGCCACCAATGACCAGTGGCACACCCTGAAAGGCGGCGTCCCGCATTTGGTTGTGTACACCGCCTTCTTCTACTTCTCCATGTCGTGCTTTGTCATCGGTGTCGGGCTCAACATCTTGTTCCTCTACCGCCCGATGGCCGGTGTGCCGAAGTCGTCCTTCAGGGCCTATCTGGGTGACTGGGAAGGCAGGCAGTGGGCTCTCCTGGCCGGCTTGCTTTGTGGTTTGGGCAATGGCTTCCAGTTCATGGGTGGTCAGGCTGCTGGTTATGCTGCTGCTGATGCTGTTGAGGTCTGTTTTGCTGAATCAATGTCTAGTCCTTACTCCTTATATGCATGTTCGCATCCAGCACAGTAA